A window of Castanea sativa cultivar Marrone di Chiusa Pesio chromosome 1, ASM4071231v1 contains these coding sequences:
- the LOC142621833 gene encoding laccase-15-like, with protein MGLKNMSLILGFLGFVFLQGLLVCTAYNVHHYSFIVKNTFFERLCSNKTMLTVNDSFPGPTIHVRKGDRAYINVHNEASYGVTIHWHGVKQPRNPWSDGPENITQCPIKPGKNFTYEVIFSDEEGTLWWHAHSDWTRATVHGAIVILPKAKTTYPFPKPAAEQVLILGEWFKGDVKEIIDNATATGGDPTLSDAYTINGQPGFPNNCSNDTSYKLTVEYGKTYLLRLVNAVMNEEMFFGIAKHNFTVVAHDGAYIKPVTTSYIMITPGQTMDILLTANQSPSQYYIAATPFFDSNAPFDSTNTSAILQYTGNYTLPSSIPYPTLPNVTDKDAADNFTTRIRSLANAEHPINVPKNITTRIFIAVSVNQILCANASCGGPSGNRLAASLNNVSFVTPSIDVLQAYYRNLTGVFGSNFPSQPPYIFNFTGDVGNNTLYPSQGTKARLINYGEAVEIVFQGTNVGNAENHPMHLHGFSFYLVGTGYGNFNATSSPSTYNLNDPPEVNTIGVPKNGWATIRFFANNPGVWFMHCHLERHASWGMDTVLIVKNGTTAETSILPPPTNLPTCS; from the exons ATGGGACTAAAGAATATGAGTTTGATCCTAGGATTTTTGGGGTTTGTTTTTCTGCAAGGTTTGCTCGTTTGCACTGCTTATAATGTCCACCACTATAGTTTTATT GTGAAGAACACATTTTTTGAAAGGCTTTGTAGCAACAAGACAATGCTTACTGTAAACGACAGCTTCCCTGGACCAACAATTCATGTCCGCAAAGGCGATAGGGCTTATATTAATGTCCACAATGAAGCAAGTTATGGTGTCACTATTCACTG gcATGGAGTGAAACAACCAAGAAATCCATGGTCTGATGGTCCTGAGAACATTACACAATGTCCCATCAAACCTggaaaaaattttacttatgaGGTCATATTTTCAGATGAAGAAGGAACTCTGTGGTGGCATGCACATAGTGATTGGACACGTGCCACAGTCCATGGTGCCATTGTAATTTTACCTAAGGCCAAAACCACTTATCCATTTCCCAAGCCTGCTGCAGAACAAGTACTCATACTTG GGGAATGGTTCAAGGGAGATGTGAAAGAGATAATAGATAATGCCACAGCAACCGGCGGTGATCCAACACTATCAGATGCTTACACTATCAATGGACAACCAGGATTTCCAAACAATTGTTCTAATG ATACTTCATATAAACTTACAGTTGAGTATGGAAAAACATATCTTCTCCGTCTAGTAAACGCAGTGATGAATGAAGAAATGTTCTTTGGAATCGCCAAACACAACTTCACAGTTGTGGCGCATGATGGTGCATACATAAAGCCCGTAACCACAAGTTACATCATGATAACCCCAGGACAAACAATGGATATTTTGCTCACAGCAAACCAGTCTCCAAGTCAATATTACATAGCTGCTACTCCTTTCTTTGACTCCAATGCTCCATTTGATAGTACCAATACATCAGCTATTCTTCAGTACACAGGCAATTATACACTTCCATCCTCTATTCCCTATCCGACCCTTCCTAATGTCACAGACAAGGATGCTGCAGACAACTTCACAACTCGCATAAGATCTTTGGCAAATGCTGAACACCCAATTAATGTGCCCAAAAATATCACCACACGAATTTTCATCGCAGTTTCTGTAAACCAAATACTTTGTGCTAATGCGTCGTGTGGGGGTCCAAGTGGTAATAGGCTAGCTGCAAGCTTAAATAACGTAAGTTTTGTGACCCCATCCATTGACGTACTACAAGCATACTACAG GAACTTGACAGGCGTTTTCGGAAGTAATTTCCCGAGTCAGCCACCCTATATTTTTAACTTCACAGGAGATGTGGGTAATAATACGTTATACCCAAGCCAAGGGACAAAGGCAAGATTAATAAATTATGGGGAAGCAGTGGAAATAGTGTTCCAAGGGACAAACGTTGGGAATGCAGAGAATCACCCAATGCATTTACATGGTTTTAGCTTCTATTTGGTTGGGACAGGTTATGGAAATTTCAATGCTACCTCTTCCCCAAGTACTTACAATCTGAATGATCCACCAGAAGTTAACACCATTGGAGTTCCTAAGAATGGATGGGCTACAATCAGATTTTTTGCTAATAATCCag GGGTGTGGTTTATGCACTGTCATTTGGAAAGGCACGCAAGCTGGGGTATGGACACGGTCCTTATTGTGAAGAATGGAACCACCGCGGAAACAAGCATTCTGCCACCTCCAACTAATTTGCCTACTTGTTCATAG
- the LOC142625604 gene encoding uncharacterized protein LOC142625604: protein MAFQEFCESFGIWNRYSTPAYPQSNSQAEATNMAIVSSLKKRLEGAKVIPTEVNLCSARVAGFTFDENEELMAKELNLLEEHRDVATIWLAKYQQKLTWRYNRAVRRREFAAGDLVL, encoded by the exons ATGGCTTTCCAGGAGTTTTGCGAGAGCTTTGGTATCTGGAATCGATACTCCACACCAGCCTACCCGCAGAGTAACAGCCAGGCAGAAGCGACAAACATGGCTATCGTGAGCAGCCTAAAGAAAAGATTGGAGGGCGCCAAGG TCATCCCTACTGAAGTAAACTTGTGTAGCGCCCGAGTTGCGGGATTCACTTTTGACGAGAACGAGGAGTTGATGGCAAAGGAGCTGAACTTGCTGGAGGAACACCGAGATGTGGCCACCATTTGGCTGGCAAagtatcaacagaagcttaccTGGAGGTACAATAGAGCTGTCAGAAGGAGGGAGTTTGCCGCGGGAGATCTGGTACTCTGA